In one window of Paludisphaera rhizosphaerae DNA:
- a CDS encoding carbon-nitrogen hydrolase family protein: MAEAIRIAAIQLRAKVGDVADNLSHAESLARQAFRDGAQWVILPEFFTSPAAFSPAMLSAWLPLEGPALEMLRKLSRKHDSVIGGSFLAKSGDDCFNSFLLVFPDGRYYRHDKDLPTMWENSYYIGGSDDGVLRTPAGPVGAALCWELIRSRTARRLLGKVDLVVGGSCWWDVPLPVAPEQVDDQARLRGMLRQAPGELARRLGVPVVHAAQAGEFIGLIPGVEGRTYDSRFLGEAQIVDGHGNVLARLADEDGEGIVTAEIAPGRVQGDLAPIPDDFWTVEIPSKTLERWDAFNDLGRTYYATTFRPLLHADSRPR, from the coding sequence ATGGCGGAAGCAATCCGGATCGCAGCAATCCAGCTGCGGGCGAAGGTTGGCGACGTGGCCGACAACCTTTCGCACGCAGAGTCGCTGGCGCGCCAGGCGTTTCGCGACGGGGCTCAATGGGTGATCTTGCCCGAGTTCTTCACCTCTCCCGCAGCGTTCAGCCCGGCGATGCTGTCGGCGTGGCTGCCGCTCGAAGGCCCCGCCCTGGAGATGCTGCGCAAGCTCTCGCGGAAGCACGACAGCGTCATTGGCGGGTCGTTCCTGGCGAAGTCAGGTGACGACTGCTTCAACAGCTTCCTGCTCGTCTTCCCCGACGGCCGGTACTATCGCCACGACAAAGACCTGCCGACGATGTGGGAGAACAGCTATTACATCGGCGGCTCGGACGACGGCGTCCTCAGGACCCCGGCCGGGCCTGTGGGCGCGGCCCTGTGCTGGGAGCTGATCCGTTCCCGAACTGCGCGCAGGCTCCTGGGGAAAGTGGACCTCGTCGTCGGCGGCTCGTGCTGGTGGGACGTGCCTCTTCCCGTAGCCCCTGAGCAGGTGGACGACCAGGCGCGACTCCGAGGCATGCTCCGGCAGGCTCCAGGCGAGTTGGCGAGGAGGCTCGGCGTCCCCGTCGTGCACGCCGCCCAGGCGGGCGAGTTCATCGGACTGATTCCGGGCGTCGAAGGTCGCACCTACGACTCCCGATTCCTCGGCGAGGCGCAGATCGTCGACGGTCACGGCAACGTCCTCGCCCGCCTGGCGGATGAGGATGGCGAGGGCATCGTCACCGCGGAGATCGCCCCCGGCCGCGTCCAGGGCGATCTCGCGCCGATCCCCGACGACTTTTGGACGGTCGAGATCCCCTCGAAGACGCTGGAGAGGTGGGACGCCTTCAACGATCTCGGGCGAACCTACTACGCGACCACCTTCCGCCCTCTCCTACATGCCGACTCGCGTCCCAGGTAA
- a CDS encoding phosphorothioated DNA-binding restriction endonuclease, whose amino-acid sequence MSDEAVLKRFDELGIWRQGGQRAPHKPLLVLYALGRWQAGQKDVGFRQVETDLTALLREFGPSRKRDLPEQPFWRLQRDGVWAVHAPSGIAMKTGDDIPRATALRSNDVRAEFTADVQAALSADSGLAASIAVRVLEQHFPESLHPDILNAVGLSLETAVTKRKRDPAFRQKVLKAYEYRCAVCGFDLRIGATSIALDAAHIRWHQAGGPETEDNGLALCVLHHKTFDLGAFTVQDGLLLVSDQANGSTGFQEALMAYHGKPIRTAQRPDWTPHPEHLGWHGREVFKGEARHVLREKRMNRIY is encoded by the coding sequence ATGTCCGACGAAGCGGTGCTGAAACGGTTCGACGAGCTGGGCATCTGGAGGCAAGGCGGCCAGCGTGCGCCACACAAGCCGCTGCTCGTTCTCTACGCCCTGGGCCGGTGGCAGGCAGGTCAGAAGGATGTCGGCTTTCGGCAGGTTGAGACGGATCTGACCGCCCTGCTCCGCGAGTTCGGGCCGTCGAGGAAGCGAGATCTCCCCGAGCAGCCGTTCTGGCGACTCCAGCGCGACGGCGTCTGGGCGGTTCACGCTCCGTCTGGCATCGCCATGAAGACCGGCGACGATATTCCGCGGGCGACCGCCTTACGGTCGAACGACGTCCGCGCCGAGTTCACGGCAGACGTCCAGGCCGCATTATCGGCCGATTCCGGGCTCGCAGCCTCCATCGCGGTTCGGGTGCTTGAACAGCACTTTCCCGAATCGCTCCACCCCGACATTCTCAACGCGGTCGGCCTGTCGCTGGAAACCGCCGTCACGAAACGCAAACGCGATCCGGCTTTCCGGCAGAAGGTGCTGAAAGCCTACGAATACCGCTGCGCGGTCTGCGGCTTCGATCTGCGCATCGGCGCCACGTCCATCGCCCTGGACGCCGCCCACATCCGTTGGCATCAGGCGGGCGGCCCAGAGACGGAAGACAACGGCCTCGCCCTCTGCGTCCTGCATCACAAGACGTTCGACCTGGGAGCGTTCACGGTTCAGGACGGCCTGCTGCTGGTGTCGGACCAGGCCAACGGCTCGACGGGCTTTCAGGAGGCCTTGATGGCCTACCACGGCAAGCCGATCCGGACAGCCCAGCGCCCCGACTGGACGCCGCATCCGGAGCACCTTGGTTGGCACGGGCGCGAGGTCTTCAAGGGCGAGGCGAGGCACGTGCTCCGCGAGAAGAGAATGAATCGAATCTATTAA
- a CDS encoding DUF1501 domain-containing protein, whose product MLTLFDRDARQNRRSFLKIGGSAAIAAGGLSLSDLAALRARAETIPGVLTGKSVIFLFLHGGPSQFETFDPKMGMPDRIRSATGELATSIPGVTFGGSFPGLAARADRLNIVRSFVPGDANHDLKPLVGRDSFGSNLGSVYSRVAGANDPRTGMPTNVVLFPRAVDSSTRPVTTSFGRFNATGPLSAAHAPFDPSQGDGAGSMSLAFPRERLDDRRALLASLDGLARRLDHDRTLEGVDGMWDQACRLLSGGLAEAFDLEREDPRLVARYDTAPLVRPDAIDKKWNNHKNYADNAKSLGKLLLLARRLCERGCGFVTVTTNFVWDMHADQNNATMEEGMRYMGPPLDHALSAFIDDLHARGLDEKILLVACGEMGRSPRINGQGGRDHWGNLGPLLLTGGGLPAGQVIGLSNRDGSAPQSQAVTPRHLIATIMHTLFDVSQLRLVPSLPREFSQTMIGWEPIPGLFA is encoded by the coding sequence ATGTTGACGCTCTTCGATCGGGACGCCCGACAGAATCGACGGAGCTTCCTGAAGATCGGCGGCTCGGCCGCGATCGCCGCCGGGGGACTGAGCCTGTCGGACCTGGCCGCGCTGCGGGCTCGGGCCGAGACGATTCCGGGGGTGCTCACGGGGAAGTCGGTCATCTTCCTCTTCCTCCACGGCGGGCCGAGCCAGTTCGAGACCTTCGACCCGAAGATGGGGATGCCCGACCGGATCCGGAGCGCCACGGGCGAGCTCGCCACGAGCATTCCGGGGGTCACCTTCGGCGGTTCGTTCCCCGGCCTGGCCGCGAGGGCCGACCGGCTGAACATCGTCCGGTCGTTCGTGCCGGGCGACGCCAACCACGACCTCAAGCCGCTGGTGGGTCGCGACAGCTTCGGCTCGAACCTCGGCTCGGTGTATTCGCGAGTCGCTGGGGCCAACGACCCTCGGACCGGAATGCCGACGAACGTCGTCCTATTCCCTCGCGCCGTGGACTCCTCCACGCGGCCCGTGACGACGAGCTTCGGCCGCTTCAACGCGACCGGCCCGCTCTCCGCGGCGCACGCGCCGTTCGACCCCAGTCAGGGGGACGGGGCCGGTTCGATGAGCCTGGCCTTTCCTCGCGAACGGCTCGACGACCGCCGCGCCCTGCTCGCCTCGCTGGACGGGCTCGCGCGTCGGCTCGATCACGATCGGACGCTCGAAGGGGTGGACGGGATGTGGGACCAGGCCTGCCGGCTGCTCAGCGGCGGGTTGGCCGAGGCGTTCGACCTGGAACGGGAAGACCCTCGGCTCGTGGCCCGCTACGACACCGCCCCCCTCGTCCGACCGGACGCCATCGACAAGAAGTGGAACAACCACAAGAACTACGCGGACAACGCCAAGTCGCTGGGCAAGCTGCTGCTCCTGGCTCGTCGCCTTTGCGAGCGCGGCTGCGGGTTCGTCACGGTGACGACCAACTTCGTCTGGGACATGCACGCCGACCAGAACAACGCCACGATGGAAGAGGGGATGCGCTACATGGGCCCCCCGCTGGACCACGCCTTGTCCGCCTTCATCGACGACCTGCACGCGCGAGGCCTGGATGAAAAGATCCTGCTCGTCGCCTGCGGTGAGATGGGTCGATCCCCCCGGATCAACGGCCAGGGAGGACGCGACCACTGGGGGAACCTCGGCCCCTTGCTCCTGACCGGCGGCGGCCTCCCCGCCGGCCAGGTCATCGGCCTCTCCAACCGCGACGGCTCCGCGCCTCAGTCTCAGGCCGTCACCCCCCGCCACCTGATCGCCACGATCATGCACACGCTGTTCGACGTCTCCCAGCTTCGACTCGTCCCCAGCCTCCCGCGCGAATTCTCCCAGACCATGATCGGCTGGGAACCGATCCCCGGCCTGTTTGCCTGA
- a CDS encoding S1C family serine protease, with the protein MATEFTCPYCNATHSLPEGFVGPRAVCVSCRNLVTVTRHAPAAAPAVDDEPEEPTALTMTKSRPQVDSEPIPPSEAPPEDPGAEEDDDWLDEEYEAPFWTPKRLGAGSAGLLVAALAWIAVTRLLAPSPPPPVAKFPSNPRTWIRPTNGPLAATPLTGLSTPLQPLNLPPQPPNLGVQPGLAGAPSSPGPIAPPAANPAVVQAASKPAAPPAIPPTAPPAIPPAAAPAAPPAAPSATPPASAPSLTDLVTRIKEATVYLKVGQGREQSSGTGFVVRVDGNTAYIATNHHVVGMRNAQETEGDETTAASRSSITAVFRSGMPGGREVSRMARVIAYDREGNRDLALLQVDGVPSPPAPIEPSSVSDATETTPVLICGFPFGDLPGMLPGASDPGDHRNPSASTARGSVSRLQYDEAGRLTVVQIDGSINPGNSGGPVVDEKGRLVGLAVAKIANTNIGFAVPASELVRMIAGRVGRVRLGVMSTKGGETVLDVRGAAIDPFSKLRSVELLAGPESPASPDPIAGWAEIPGADRAPLENRAGRLSGTIRVRPTNGRAMSFQICARDESGATIREKPFRYVVPSVPGASTLVVRNPAQGGDDGASSINPGDLVDPSKACKLTKREDGVVLDVPAGVFLLGPDFASRPSPMTLTEVQGDFDMSVQVGGSLLPGLEPAKHKGKSLPNTYQGAGLVVYEDKNNYVWIERGVTVERDRFNGGRGTTTKTEVVVEFRDNGRLQGPFVQHAPEGPLKVRIVRLDGAVRCFFGTNQFVFTLQQLPMRFPDKVRIGLIGSNASKEPLTVRFMDFSLNQENVRERN; encoded by the coding sequence ATGGCGACCGAGTTCACCTGCCCTTATTGCAACGCCACGCATTCGCTCCCCGAGGGGTTCGTCGGTCCCCGCGCCGTCTGCGTCTCCTGCCGGAATCTGGTCACCGTAACGCGTCATGCCCCGGCAGCCGCTCCTGCCGTCGACGACGAGCCAGAGGAACCCACCGCGCTGACCATGACGAAGAGTCGTCCCCAGGTCGATTCCGAACCGATTCCGCCCTCGGAAGCCCCGCCCGAGGATCCGGGGGCGGAAGAGGACGACGACTGGCTCGATGAGGAGTATGAAGCCCCGTTCTGGACGCCCAAACGGCTGGGGGCTGGAAGCGCCGGGCTCCTGGTCGCGGCGCTTGCCTGGATCGCCGTGACGAGGCTGCTCGCCCCCAGTCCGCCGCCGCCCGTCGCGAAGTTCCCCTCCAACCCTCGCACCTGGATCCGGCCGACGAACGGCCCTTTGGCAGCCACGCCGCTCACGGGTCTGTCGACTCCCCTGCAACCACTGAACCTGCCCCCGCAGCCTCCGAATTTGGGGGTGCAGCCGGGACTTGCCGGGGCGCCTTCTTCTCCGGGCCCGATCGCACCGCCGGCCGCAAATCCCGCCGTGGTCCAGGCCGCCTCGAAACCAGCAGCTCCTCCGGCGATCCCACCGACCGCTCCTCCGGCGATCCCGCCGGCCGCTGCCCCGGCAGCCCCGCCGGCCGCTCCATCGGCGACTCCGCCGGCCTCCGCGCCGAGCCTTACGGACCTGGTGACCCGGATCAAGGAGGCGACCGTCTACCTGAAGGTCGGCCAGGGTCGAGAGCAGTCGAGCGGAACGGGATTCGTCGTCCGGGTCGACGGGAACACGGCCTACATCGCCACCAACCACCACGTCGTGGGCATGCGCAACGCCCAGGAGACCGAGGGCGACGAGACGACCGCCGCTTCCCGTTCCTCGATCACGGCGGTCTTCCGCAGCGGTATGCCGGGAGGCCGCGAGGTCAGCAGGATGGCCCGGGTGATCGCCTACGATCGCGAGGGGAATCGGGACCTGGCCCTCTTGCAAGTCGACGGCGTCCCGTCGCCGCCGGCCCCGATCGAGCCGTCTTCCGTCTCGGACGCAACCGAGACGACGCCGGTCCTCATCTGCGGCTTCCCGTTCGGCGATCTTCCCGGCATGCTCCCCGGCGCGAGCGACCCGGGGGACCACCGCAATCCCTCGGCCTCGACCGCGCGGGGCTCGGTGTCGCGGCTCCAGTACGACGAGGCCGGCCGCCTGACGGTGGTCCAGATCGACGGCTCGATCAATCCGGGCAACAGCGGCGGCCCGGTGGTCGACGAGAAGGGCCGGCTGGTCGGACTGGCCGTGGCGAAGATCGCGAACACCAACATCGGCTTCGCGGTCCCTGCCTCCGAGTTGGTGCGGATGATCGCCGGCCGCGTCGGACGCGTCCGCCTGGGAGTCATGTCGACGAAGGGCGGCGAGACCGTCCTCGACGTCCGCGGAGCGGCGATCGACCCGTTCAGCAAGCTCCGATCGGTGGAACTGCTCGCCGGACCGGAGTCGCCCGCATCCCCTGATCCAATCGCGGGTTGGGCGGAGATCCCCGGCGCGGACCGAGCGCCGCTCGAGAATCGAGCCGGTCGGCTCTCGGGCACGATCCGCGTTCGGCCGACGAACGGACGGGCGATGAGTTTTCAGATCTGCGCCCGCGACGAGTCTGGGGCGACGATCCGGGAGAAGCCCTTCCGCTATGTCGTCCCCTCCGTCCCCGGCGCCTCGACCCTCGTGGTGCGCAACCCCGCGCAGGGGGGGGACGACGGAGCCAGCTCGATCAACCCCGGCGACCTCGTCGACCCATCAAAGGCCTGCAAGCTGACCAAACGCGAAGACGGCGTCGTCCTGGACGTCCCCGCCGGCGTCTTCCTGCTGGGACCGGACTTCGCCTCGCGGCCGTCCCCGATGACGCTCACCGAAGTCCAGGGGGACTTCGACATGAGCGTGCAGGTCGGCGGCTCGCTGCTGCCGGGCCTTGAGCCCGCCAAGCACAAGGGGAAGTCTCTGCCCAACACCTACCAGGGGGCCGGCCTCGTCGTTTACGAGGACAAGAACAACTACGTCTGGATCGAGCGAGGCGTCACCGTCGAACGAGACCGCTTCAACGGCGGCCGAGGGACCACGACCAAGACCGAGGTCGTCGTCGAGTTCCGCGACAACGGCCGGCTCCAGGGCCCCTTCGTCCAGCATGCCCCCGAAGGTCCGCTGAAGGTCCGGATCGTCCGCCTGGATGGGGCCGTACGCTGTTTCTTCGGCACAAATCAGTTCGTCTTCACCCTCCAGCAGCTCCCGATGAGGTTCCCCGACAAGGTCAGAATCGGGCTCATCGGCTCCAACGCCTCGAAGGAACCGCTCACCGTTCGCTTCATGGATTTCTCGCTCAACCAGGAGAACGTCCGCGAGAGGAATTGA
- a CDS encoding VOC family protein has protein sequence MNKMKTCLWFDHGKAREAAEFYASVFPDSHVGKGHASAADNPSMKEGEELIVEFTVLGQDYIGLNGGPNFKPNESVSFMVLTENQEETDRYWNAIVDHGGEESACGWCKDKWGFSWQITPRVLLEATTDPDRAAAKRAMEAMMTMGKIDIAAIEAARRGKG, from the coding sequence ATGAACAAAATGAAGACCTGCCTGTGGTTCGATCATGGCAAGGCCCGCGAGGCGGCCGAGTTCTACGCCAGCGTGTTCCCCGACAGCCACGTCGGGAAGGGGCACGCCTCCGCCGCGGACAATCCGTCCATGAAGGAGGGCGAGGAACTGATCGTCGAGTTCACCGTCCTGGGCCAGGATTACATCGGCCTCAACGGCGGGCCGAATTTCAAGCCGAACGAGTCAGTCAGCTTCATGGTGCTGACCGAGAACCAGGAAGAAACCGACCGCTACTGGAACGCGATCGTCGACCACGGCGGCGAGGAGAGCGCCTGCGGTTGGTGCAAGGACAAGTGGGGCTTCTCCTGGCAGATCACGCCGCGCGTGCTGCTCGAAGCGACGACCGACCCGGATCGAGCCGCCGCGAAGCGAGCCATGGAAGCCATGATGACGATGGGGAAGATCGACATCGCGGCGATTGAGGCCGCGCGCCGGGGCAAAGGCTGA
- a CDS encoding Gfo/Idh/MocA family protein codes for MNGETRTSRRGFLMGAGAGAAAGLAFPTILTSKTRAGLVAPSERIRLGFIGVGRQGNDNLKGFLGKKEVEVVALADVDKKHLASTADVVQKAGGKPATFGDYRKLLDDDSIDAVVVCTPDHWHALATTDSCAAGKDVYCEKPLSLTIAEGRRMVDVARASKRVVQTGSQQRSDDRFRLACEQVRSGRLGKIKEVHVLLPKVNFAGPAVADSTPPAELDYQFWLGPAPERPYNEKHVHYLFRFFWDYSGGQMTNFGAHHLDIAQWALGRDESGPSEIEATATFNKDHWFEVAETSKIVYTYDDGVKLLCLQGEGKGHSVQFKGEKGEIGVSRGSISASNPDLLKQEGHSDTVHLYVSKNHHQNFLDCVKSRKNPICDVEIGHRSATVCHLGNIAIRAGRKIKWDPKAETIVGDAEAASMLSRPYRSPWKLPDPAAVKPKAVAAAAAGA; via the coding sequence ATGAACGGCGAGACGAGGACTAGCCGGCGCGGGTTCCTGATGGGGGCCGGCGCGGGCGCGGCGGCGGGCCTGGCGTTCCCGACGATCCTGACGAGCAAGACGCGGGCCGGCCTGGTCGCTCCGTCCGAGCGGATCCGGCTCGGGTTCATCGGCGTCGGTCGGCAGGGGAACGACAACCTCAAGGGCTTCCTGGGCAAGAAGGAAGTCGAGGTCGTCGCCCTGGCGGACGTTGACAAGAAGCACCTGGCCTCCACGGCCGACGTCGTCCAGAAGGCTGGCGGCAAGCCGGCGACGTTCGGCGACTACCGCAAGCTGCTCGACGACGACTCGATCGACGCCGTCGTCGTCTGCACCCCCGACCACTGGCACGCCCTGGCGACGACCGACTCCTGCGCCGCCGGCAAGGACGTCTACTGCGAAAAGCCGCTCAGCCTGACCATCGCCGAGGGGCGACGGATGGTCGACGTGGCCCGCGCCTCCAAGCGGGTCGTGCAGACCGGCAGCCAGCAGCGCTCCGACGACCGCTTCCGCCTGGCCTGCGAGCAGGTCCGCAGCGGTCGGCTGGGGAAGATCAAGGAGGTCCACGTCCTGCTGCCGAAGGTCAACTTCGCCGGCCCGGCCGTCGCCGACTCCACCCCTCCCGCCGAGCTGGACTACCAGTTCTGGCTTGGCCCCGCCCCCGAGCGGCCCTACAACGAGAAGCACGTCCACTACCTCTTCCGCTTCTTCTGGGACTACTCCGGCGGCCAGATGACGAACTTCGGCGCCCACCACCTGGACATCGCCCAGTGGGCCCTCGGCCGCGACGAATCCGGCCCGTCGGAGATCGAGGCGACGGCCACCTTCAACAAGGACCACTGGTTCGAGGTCGCCGAGACCAGCAAGATCGTCTACACCTACGATGACGGCGTGAAGCTCCTCTGCCTGCAGGGCGAGGGCAAGGGCCACTCGGTCCAGTTCAAGGGCGAGAAGGGCGAAATCGGCGTCTCCCGCGGCAGCATCTCCGCCAGCAATCCGGATCTGCTCAAGCAGGAGGGCCACAGCGACACGGTCCACCTGTACGTCAGCAAGAACCACCACCAGAACTTCCTCGACTGCGTCAAGTCGCGCAAGAACCCGATCTGCGACGTCGAGATCGGCCACCGCTCGGCGACCGTCTGCCACCTGGGGAACATCGCCATCCGGGCCGGCCGGAAGATCAAGTGGGACCCCAAGGCCGAGACGATCGTCGGCGACGCCGAGGCCGCCTCGATGCTCTCCCGCCCGTATCGCTCCCCCTGGAAGCTCCCTGACCCGGCCGCCGTCAAGCCCAAGGCCGTCGCCGCGGCCGCCGCGGGCGCCTGA